The proteins below are encoded in one region of Planctomycetota bacterium:
- a CDS encoding class I SAM-dependent methyltransferase codes for MQLKRLARNFIKHHWKRTFELGQRLGVDVLPRHFYANTPDFRELRRSDDWRRPYDMVGVAGADLDGQVERLRSWGDHDPGDVWQDACDDNGEPGYVQTDADALWNFLAHHRPSQVTQIGCGVSTALMLRCAERFGFDCAITCIEPYPTDFLKTAAADGRITLIAEKAEAVDAERIADVPSGGLLFIDSTHASRPNSDVHHLQLRVIPRLRPGVHIHVHDMQFPYDFGPNILGPGDLFFGAEAVLLHALLVDNAKLAIDVSMSALHHGRPDVLRELLPHYDLPPTDRGLNPPEAFGLSPSACYLVTKEPS; via the coding sequence TTGCAGTTGAAACGTCTCGCACGCAACTTCATCAAGCACCACTGGAAGCGCACGTTCGAGCTTGGCCAACGGCTCGGCGTCGACGTGCTGCCACGACACTTCTACGCCAACACCCCCGACTTCCGCGAGCTGCGCAGAAGCGACGACTGGCGGCGGCCGTACGACATGGTCGGCGTCGCCGGGGCCGATCTCGACGGACAGGTCGAGCGCTTGCGAAGCTGGGGCGACCACGACCCCGGCGACGTCTGGCAAGACGCCTGCGACGACAACGGCGAACCCGGCTATGTGCAGACCGACGCCGACGCGCTTTGGAACTTTCTCGCGCACCACCGCCCGAGCCAAGTCACCCAGATCGGCTGCGGCGTGAGCACGGCATTGATGCTGCGTTGTGCCGAGCGGTTCGGGTTCGACTGTGCGATCACATGCATCGAGCCGTACCCGACGGACTTTCTCAAGACCGCCGCAGCGGACGGGCGGATCACGCTCATCGCCGAGAAGGCCGAGGCCGTCGACGCCGAGCGGATCGCCGACGTTCCGAGCGGCGGCTTGTTGTTCATCGACTCGACCCACGCGAGCCGGCCGAATTCCGACGTACACCACCTGCAACTGCGCGTCATCCCGCGCCTGCGGCCGGGGGTACACATCCATGTGCACGACATGCAGTTCCCCTACGACTTCGGCCCGAACATTCTCGGCCCGGGCGACCTGTTCTTCGGTGCCGAAGCCGTGCTTCTGCACGCACTGCTCGTCGACAATGCGAAGCTCGCGATCGACGTGAGCATGAGCGCGTTGCACCACGGTCGGCCCGACGTACTCCGCGAACTGCTGCCCCACTACGACCTCCCGCCGACCGACCGAGGCCTCAACCCGCCCGAGGCTTTCGGCCTCAGCCCTTCCGCCTGCTACCTCGTCACCAAGGAACCGTCATGA
- a CDS encoding amidohydrolase family protein — protein MKYLLCLTLLLYVAMSDQIPGKPQTAPIALTNATVHTVSGDVLEGATLVFDEGVITAINGEIPEGTEVIDATGKHVYPGLFEGATDLGLFEINAVRATRDQAEVGSFNPNVRAEVAVNPDSELIPTTRANGILLCVTMPSSGVVSGQAAVLQLDGWTYEDLTIKSGAGMVVNWPNMRPNRAWWVEESAEEQRKQREKALRELEDAVRLAKAYGKSDGQHDVRWEAMQPVIAGEMPLLVRANDALQIEAAVAFAATHELKLIIIGGRDALQCAALLKTHDVPVVLDGIHRNPSRRDAAVDEPFTLPARLRDAGIKFAISSNRRASFDRNLPYHAATAQAFGLTANEALASITLWPAEIFGVGERVGSLEVGKAATLFIADGDILAVPTQVERAWINGAEVDLTSRHTMLNDKYEQRLERKSD, from the coding sequence ATGAAGTACCTGCTCTGTCTCACGCTCCTGCTTTACGTGGCAATGTCGGACCAGATTCCCGGCAAGCCGCAGACCGCGCCGATCGCGTTGACCAATGCGACGGTCCACACCGTCAGCGGCGACGTGCTCGAAGGCGCGACGCTCGTCTTCGACGAAGGCGTCATCACCGCGATCAACGGCGAGATTCCCGAAGGCACCGAGGTCATCGACGCGACCGGCAAACACGTCTACCCGGGCCTGTTCGAGGGTGCGACGGACCTGGGCCTGTTCGAAATCAACGCGGTGCGCGCCACGCGCGACCAGGCGGAGGTCGGCTCGTTCAACCCGAACGTCCGGGCAGAGGTCGCGGTCAACCCCGACAGCGAACTCATCCCCACCACGCGGGCCAACGGCATTCTGCTGTGCGTGACCATGCCGAGCAGCGGCGTGGTCAGCGGACAGGCCGCCGTGCTGCAGCTCGATGGCTGGACATACGAGGACCTCACGATCAAGAGCGGCGCGGGCATGGTCGTGAACTGGCCGAACATGCGGCCTAACCGCGCATGGTGGGTCGAAGAGTCCGCCGAGGAGCAACGCAAGCAGCGCGAGAAAGCACTACGCGAACTCGAAGACGCGGTGCGTCTGGCCAAGGCCTATGGCAAGTCCGACGGGCAGCACGACGTTCGTTGGGAAGCGATGCAGCCGGTGATCGCGGGCGAGATGCCGCTGCTGGTGCGGGCGAATGACGCGCTGCAGATCGAAGCGGCCGTGGCATTCGCGGCGACGCACGAGCTGAAGCTCATCATCATCGGTGGCCGGGATGCGTTGCAATGCGCGGCGTTGCTCAAGACGCACGACGTGCCGGTGGTGCTCGATGGCATTCACCGCAACCCGAGTCGGCGTGACGCGGCGGTCGATGAACCGTTCACGCTGCCGGCACGGTTGCGCGACGCCGGAATCAAGTTCGCGATCAGCAGCAATCGCCGGGCGAGCTTTGATCGGAATCTTCCCTACCACGCGGCGACGGCCCAGGCGTTCGGGCTCACGGCCAACGAGGCCCTCGCGTCGATCACGCTCTGGCCGGCGGAGATCTTCGGCGTCGGCGAGCGCGTGGGCTCCCTCGAGGTCGGCAAGGCCGCGACGTTGTTCATCGCCGACGGCGACATTCTCGCCGTGCCGACGCAGGTCGAACGGGCGTGGATCAACGGCGCCGAAGTCGACCTGACCAGCCGGCACACAATGCTCAACGACAAGTACGAGCAGCGGCTGGAGCGCAAGTCAGACTAA
- a CDS encoding aldo/keto reductase has protein sequence MPTQLDHYRLLGRSGLRVSPLCLGTMTFGTDWPIGAPEEDSRKVFDAYVDRGGNFIDTADIYTNGTSEKYVGKFMGDRRDQFVLATKYTFNMQGGDANSAGNHRKHMRQAVEASLQRLGTDYIDLYWVHAYDGRTPIDETMRALDDLVKQGKILYVGISDCPAWKVAEANTIALLRGWSPFIALQIEYSLVERTVERDLIPMAIDFDLGVTPWSPLGQGVLTGKYLEEDGEGGRIKDNPDRMDGKYVNDHAVSAAKAVVEVAKEIGKSPAQVALSWLLHQPAVVSPIVGARKVHHLEDNLDAVTVDLSDKQIQKLDEATAQPLGFPHEFLNIVDTMTVAKNTVIDPPKGRLV, from the coding sequence ATGCCCACTCAACTTGATCATTACCGTTTGCTCGGCCGGTCTGGCCTGCGTGTTTCCCCGTTGTGTCTCGGCACGATGACCTTCGGGACCGACTGGCCGATCGGTGCGCCCGAGGAAGACAGCCGCAAAGTCTTCGACGCATACGTCGACCGCGGCGGCAACTTCATCGACACCGCCGACATCTACACCAACGGCACGTCTGAGAAGTACGTTGGTAAGTTCATGGGCGACCGCCGCGATCAGTTCGTCCTTGCCACGAAGTACACCTTCAACATGCAGGGCGGCGACGCGAACTCGGCTGGCAACCACCGCAAGCACATGCGGCAAGCCGTTGAAGCCTCACTCCAACGCCTCGGCACCGATTACATCGACCTCTATTGGGTCCACGCCTACGACGGCCGAACCCCGATCGACGAGACCATGCGCGCCCTCGACGACTTGGTGAAGCAGGGCAAGATCCTCTACGTCGGCATCAGCGACTGCCCCGCGTGGAAGGTCGCCGAGGCGAACACGATCGCACTGCTCCGCGGGTGGTCGCCGTTCATCGCGTTGCAGATCGAGTACTCGCTGGTCGAGCGGACGGTGGAGCGGGACCTGATCCCGATGGCGATCGACTTCGATCTGGGCGTGACGCCCTGGAGCCCGCTCGGGCAGGGCGTGCTCACTGGCAAGTACCTCGAAGAAGACGGCGAGGGCGGTCGGATTAAGGACAACCCCGACCGCATGGACGGCAAGTACGTCAACGATCACGCCGTCAGTGCCGCAAAAGCCGTCGTCGAGGTCGCGAAGGAGATCGGCAAGTCGCCGGCTCAGGTCGCACTCTCGTGGCTGCTGCATCAGCCCGCCGTTGTCTCGCCGATCGTCGGTGCCCGCAAGGTTCACCACCTTGAGGACAATCTCGACGCGGTCACGGTTGATCTGTCCGATAAGCAGATACAGAAACTCGACGAGGCGACCGCGCAACCGCTCGGATTCCCCCATGAGTTTCTCAACATCGTCGACACGATGACGGTCGCGAAAAACACGGTCATCGACCCGCCCAAGGGCCGGTTAGTCTGA
- a CDS encoding MBL fold metallo-hydrolase yields MSRRNALLAGGASAAAAFGLTPTLRAHDHAAAKAAPTQGAGFYKSSVGDIAVTLISDGWFPMDPLPVVPTDGGDDALDAALKAAHVKPGHQIGHVNAFLVESGDAKILVDAGCGTAFGADTGKLVERLGALGIDPAGLTGLLVTHIHPDHVGGLLGDYGKAFGEVPVLMLEEEPAFWGGDADLSQNLLPEEAKAGFKQNMAVATQAIAGRTEIVKATAELAPGVRVLPLPGHTPGHCGLILSSGDEKLLYVTDLLHFPAVQMAHPTWKVSFDAFPDEAVATRKSILEKAYEDEYRIAGSHLNFPGFGYVDRVAGGYRYVPEIWKW; encoded by the coding sequence TTGTCCCGTCGAAACGCGTTGCTAGCCGGGGGCGCATCGGCGGCCGCGGCGTTTGGTCTTACACCGACGCTTCGTGCTCACGACCACGCCGCCGCCAAAGCCGCCCCGACCCAGGGTGCCGGTTTCTATAAGTCCAGCGTCGGCGACATCGCGGTGACGCTCATTAGTGACGGCTGGTTCCCGATGGACCCGCTGCCGGTGGTGCCGACCGATGGCGGAGACGACGCGCTCGATGCCGCGCTCAAAGCGGCCCACGTCAAACCGGGTCATCAGATCGGGCACGTCAATGCGTTTTTGGTCGAGTCGGGCGATGCGAAGATTCTTGTCGACGCCGGTTGCGGCACGGCCTTCGGGGCGGACACCGGCAAGCTCGTCGAGCGGCTAGGGGCACTCGGCATCGACCCGGCCGGCCTCACGGGTTTGCTCGTGACCCACATCCACCCCGACCACGTCGGCGGGTTGCTTGGCGATTACGGCAAAGCCTTCGGCGAGGTGCCGGTGTTGATGTTGGAGGAAGAGCCCGCGTTCTGGGGCGGTGATGCCGACCTGAGCCAGAACCTGTTGCCCGAGGAAGCCAAGGCTGGGTTCAAGCAGAACATGGCCGTCGCGACCCAGGCGATCGCCGGCCGCACCGAGATCGTCAAGGCCACCGCCGAACTCGCGCCCGGTGTTCGTGTCCTGCCGCTGCCCGGCCACACCCCCGGCCACTGCGGCCTGATCCTCAGCTCCGGCGACGAGAAACTCCTGTACGTCACCGACCTGCTCCATTTCCCGGCTGTTCAGATGGCCCACCCCACATGGAAGGTCAGCTTCGACGCCTTCCCCGATGAGGCCGTCGCGACTCGCAAGTCGATTCTGGAGAAGGCATACGAAGATGAGTATCGCATTGCCGGCTCGCACCTGAACTTCCCCGGCTTCGGTTACGTCGACCGCGTCGCCGGCGGCTACCGCTACGTACCCGAGATCTGGAAATGGTAA
- a CDS encoding NAD(P)-binding domain-containing protein, protein MKIAFIGYGSMTKALAGKWAGKHELFIGGRNLEKAAGVAAEYDSASGDTAAAVAFGEVVVIATPHGAVFDAIDAVGVEAFAGKIVIDINNPVPGAFDGDFALKSYDGKSLAEAIADKLPRAHVVKAFNTCQAAVWAMPQLNFDGRQFVMPTCGNDANAKQIVHQLAADVGCDTHDFGDVTYARQLEAMAAMTIQLLLNGADPHTVFALIQPEKKAII, encoded by the coding sequence ATGAAGATCGCGTTCATCGGCTATGGCAGCATGACCAAGGCATTGGCCGGTAAGTGGGCCGGCAAGCACGAACTGTTCATCGGCGGCCGTAACCTCGAGAAAGCTGCCGGCGTCGCCGCCGAGTACGATTCGGCGTCGGGCGATACGGCAGCGGCTGTCGCATTTGGCGAGGTCGTCGTCATCGCGACGCCGCACGGCGCGGTCTTTGACGCGATCGATGCAGTGGGGGTTGAGGCATTCGCCGGCAAGATCGTCATCGACATCAACAACCCCGTCCCCGGCGCGTTCGACGGTGACTTCGCGCTCAAGTCGTACGATGGGAAGAGTCTGGCCGAAGCGATCGCCGACAAGTTGCCACGGGCTCACGTGGTCAAAGCGTTCAACACCTGCCAAGCGGCGGTGTGGGCGATGCCGCAACTAAACTTCGACGGCCGACAGTTCGTGATGCCGACCTGCGGCAACGACGCCAACGCCAAGCAAATCGTCCACCAACTCGCGGCGGATGTCGGCTGTGACACGCACGACTTCGGCGACGTGACCTACGCCCGGCAGCTCGAAGCGATGGCTGCCATGACTATCCAACTCCTACTCAACGGTGCCGACCCGCACACGGTCTTTGCCCTGATCCAACCCGAGAAGAAAGCCATCATATGA
- a CDS encoding NAD(P)H-dependent oxidoreductase, with the protein MIKVITIYWSGYGHTKCLAEAVHGGVSGVGGVEAHLLDAENHGEPDKLDMFDDADAIIFGTPTYMGGPAAAFKKFMDAAGQKWLSQAWKDKIAGGFTNSGSLSGDKQGTLQALIVNALQHGMIWVGQAEMPENNERIESPGPDAVNRFGAFMGVMSKSNSAGGGPSEGDLKTGRLYGKRVAEVTLKFRG; encoded by the coding sequence ATGATCAAGGTGATCACAATCTACTGGAGCGGTTATGGCCACACGAAGTGTTTGGCTGAAGCCGTCCATGGAGGTGTGAGCGGTGTCGGGGGGGTCGAAGCCCACCTGCTCGACGCCGAAAACCACGGCGAGCCCGACAAGCTCGACATGTTCGACGACGCCGACGCGATCATTTTCGGTACACCGACCTACATGGGCGGTCCGGCCGCGGCGTTCAAGAAGTTCATGGACGCCGCCGGTCAGAAGTGGCTGAGCCAAGCGTGGAAGGACAAGATCGCCGGCGGCTTCACGAACTCCGGCAGCCTTTCGGGCGACAAGCAGGGCACGCTCCAAGCGTTGATCGTGAATGCTTTGCAACACGGCATGATCTGGGTCGGCCAAGCCGAGATGCCCGAGAACAACGAACGTATCGAAAGCCCCGGCCCGGACGCGGTCAACCGCTTCGGTGCGTTCATGGGCGTGATGTCCAAGAGCAACAGCGCTGGCGGTGGTCCGAGCGAGGGTGATCTCAAAACCGGTCGCCTTTATGGCAAACGCGTCGCCGAGGTGACGCTCAAGTTCCGAGGATAA
- a CDS encoding trypsin-like peptidase domain-containing protein: MYSRTVVGVVDRVRPAVLHLQVASKRGAGTGSGVVFTPDGFALTNSHVVRGASAITAGLVGDNPDTDLAVVRLESFQTHPEAVAELGDSDTLRTGQIAVAVGNPLGFQTTVTAGVVSGTARSLRSQSGRLIDNVIQTDAALNPGNSGGPLLDSSGRVIGINTAVIAGAQGICFAVPVNTARWAATRLIRDGRIKRSYAGLGGQTVPIPRRLVLAAELPADTGVLVSQLEPRGPALAAGLCEGDLIVRFDGEPTDGIDALQRLLTEQRVGKPCVVEFVRNGRLEHRHLLPAERP; this comes from the coding sequence GTGTATTCCCGCACGGTGGTGGGCGTGGTCGATCGCGTCCGCCCGGCCGTGCTTCACCTTCAAGTCGCCAGCAAACGTGGTGCCGGCACCGGTAGCGGTGTTGTGTTCACGCCTGACGGCTTCGCACTGACCAACAGCCACGTCGTGCGCGGCGCATCGGCCATTACCGCGGGCCTCGTCGGTGATAACCCGGATACCGACCTCGCCGTCGTTCGGCTCGAGAGTTTTCAAACGCACCCCGAAGCCGTCGCGGAACTGGGCGACTCCGACACGTTGCGAACGGGCCAGATCGCCGTGGCCGTCGGCAACCCGCTCGGTTTTCAGACCACCGTCACCGCTGGTGTCGTGAGTGGCACGGCGCGGAGCTTGCGTTCACAGTCCGGTCGGCTGATCGACAACGTGATCCAGACCGATGCCGCGCTCAACCCCGGCAACTCCGGCGGCCCGCTGCTCGACAGTTCCGGTCGCGTCATCGGCATTAACACGGCCGTCATTGCCGGGGCACAGGGCATCTGCTTCGCCGTTCCGGTGAACACCGCGCGCTGGGCGGCGACGCGGCTCATTCGTGACGGCCGGATCAAACGCAGCTATGCCGGACTCGGCGGGCAGACCGTGCCGATTCCGCGTCGGCTCGTGCTTGCCGCGGAACTGCCGGCCGACACGGGTGTGCTCGTGTCGCAACTCGAACCGCGCGGTCCCGCGCTGGCAGCAGGCCTGTGCGAGGGAGACCTGATCGTCCGCTTCGACGGAGAGCCGACCGACGGCATCGACGCGCTGCAGCGCTTGCTGACGGAGCAGCGGGTCGGCAAGCCGTGCGTCGTCGAGTTCGTACGCAACGGTCGGCTCGAACATCGGCATTTGCTTCCGGCCGAACGTCCTTGA
- a CDS encoding FHA domain-containing protein, which translates to MEVALVMFRPDGRHRTFPVSRPQTVIGRGDQCELRIPLGEVSRKHCRITVDAAGVVVSDLGSSNGTYVNGRRIQEEDLDPGDTVKIGSLVFVVQIDGSPSTDELAKDPEKIDASTTRVAKGSKAAALDPTAAAEAGDAEVSSSEGLQIFEDDEEIIDLGAEK; encoded by the coding sequence ATGGAAGTCGCACTGGTGATGTTCAGACCGGACGGCCGGCACCGCACGTTCCCGGTGTCGCGTCCCCAAACGGTCATCGGCCGGGGCGACCAGTGTGAGCTGCGCATCCCGCTGGGCGAGGTGAGTCGCAAGCACTGCAGGATCACCGTCGATGCCGCCGGCGTCGTGGTCAGCGATCTGGGCAGTTCCAACGGCACCTACGTCAACGGCCGGCGTATCCAGGAAGAAGACTTGGACCCGGGCGACACGGTCAAGATCGGCTCGCTGGTGTTTGTTGTGCAAATCGACGGTAGCCCCAGCACCGACGAACTCGCGAAGGATCCTGAGAAGATCGACGCCAGCACCACCCGTGTGGCCAAGGGCAGCAAAGCCGCGGCGTTGGACCCGACGGCCGCCGCCGAGGCGGGTGACGCGGAAGTGTCCAGCAGCGAAGGGCTGCAAATCTTCGAGGACGACGAGGAGATCATCGACTTGGGTGCCGAGAAGTAG